DNA sequence from the Amycolatopsis sp. Hca4 genome:
CGATCGACGGTCCGTTCGGCCGGACGTTCACGTTCGCCGACCCCGACGGCTACCACGTGACGCTCCACGACCGCAGCTGACCGGCGGCCCGCGCACCGCACCGGCGGCCGCCGGATCCGGCGCCCCCAGCGCCGCCGAGCGGTCCGCCCAGCGGACTGCTTGAACGCGCAACTGAATGCGAGTAGTAGTGGCATGAGGACCGAACGCGGTCCGTTCACTCTTCAGGGGAGAAGCAATGCCACTTGGTTTCAGCCTTCCGGTGTTCGGCAAGGCGGCGGCCACGCCGGGCGGGATCGCGCGGTACGCGCGCGAGGCGGAGCGGGCCGGTGCGGCCGGCCTCTGGGTCGGTGACCGGCTGCTGTCGCCGGTCGACCCGGTGGTGTCGTACCCGGGCTACGACGGCATGCCGGAGGAGTTCAACACGGCGCAGGACCCGTTCGCCGCGCTGGCCATCGCGGCGGCCGTGACCGAGACGGCGGTGCTGGGGTCCAGCACGATCAACGCGACCCAGTACCAGCCCGCGAACTTCGCCCGGCTGCTGACCAGCATCGACGTGGCGAGCAACGGCCGGCTGCTGCCCGGGCTGGGCATCGGCTGGTCCCCCGACGAGTACGCGGCCGTCGGCGTGCCGATGTCCGAGCGCGGCAAGCGGCTCGACGACCTGCTCGACCTGCTCGAAACCTGGTGGACGAAGGACACGGTGACCCACGACGGCGTCGGCTACCGGATCGCGGAGTCGAACGTCGCCCTCAAGCCGGTGCGCAAGCCGCCGGTCTACCTCGCCGGCTTCGGCGAGAAGTCCCTGCGCCGGGTCGCCGAGCGCGCCGACGGGTGGCTCCCGGTCTGGTCGGTGCCCGAGCAGTTCCCGGCGGAGGTGATCACCTCGACGCTGGCCAAGCTCCGCGAGGACACCGAGCGGGCCGGCCGCGACCCGCAGGCGCTCGGCGTGGCCCTGCGCGTGAACGCCGACCCCGGCACGGCAGCGGAGGCGATCGCCGAGTCGGTCACCAAGATCGTCGAGCTGGTGGCGCCGGACCACACGTTCGTCGACATCACCTACCTGACGAGCAGCGTCGAGGAACACCTCGACCTCACCGGCCGGTTGCTCGACCTGACCGCCAAGCGCTGATCCCCCGGCGGGAGCCCCGGCGATCCCGGGGCTCCCGCCGGCTCACTGTCCGAAATGGACTACGAACGGCGGAAATGCGCGTGCCACGCTTTCCGCGACCGGCGGCCCCGAAAGTTTCGGGGCCGATCCCGGTATTTTCGAAAAGACGCGACAATGGCGGGGAATAACCCCAACACCGACTCGGCGTTTGGTTGACGTTTGTCCGGATCGCGCCTAAGCTGCTGCCATCCTGGGAGCGCTCCCATATGAACCACCACCGCTCGCTCTTTTCGAGAACGGAGGCTCATCCATGCGTAGGCGCACCTTTTCCGGGACCGGACGCCGCGGCCTCGTCGCCCTGGTCGTCGCCGGGCTGGCCTGCTTGTTCGCCGGGGTCCCGGCCGCCTCGGCGCACGGCACCATCGTCGACCCGGCCACCCGGGCCTACCAGTGCTGGAAGGACTGGGGCAGCCAGCACACGAACCCCGCCATGCAGCAGCAGGACCCCACGTGCTGGGCCGCCTTCCAGGCCAACGCCGACACCATGTGGAACTGGATGAGCGCCCTGCGGGACGGGCTGCACGGCAACTTCCAGGGCGCCACGCCCGACGGGCAGCTGTGCAGCAACGCCCTGTCGCGCAACAACTCCCTGAACACCCCCGGCCCGTGGCGGACCACCAGCGTCGGCAGCAGCTTCACGATGCACCTGTACGACCAGGCCAGCCACGGTGCCGACTTCATCCGGGTCTACGTCAGCAAGAACGGCTACGATCCCACCACGCAGCGCCTGGGCTGGGGCAACCTCGACCAGGTCACGCAGACCGGCCGGTTCGCGCCGGCGAAGGACATCACCTTCACCGTCCAGACCTCCGGCGGCTACCGCGGGCACCACGTCGTCTTCACGATCTGGCAGGCTTCGCACCAGGACCAGACGTACATGTGGTGCAGTGACGTGAACTTCGGCTGACGCATTCCGCACCGGGCCGCGGCGAAGTGTTCGCCGCGGCCCGGTGCGTGTTCTTTCCTGACCGATCGTGAGCGTTTCGCTTCGAAAGTATGGCCGCTTTCCGGGGCCGGGTGTTACCAGTGTCTCGGACAACCACGGCTGCGCGAGGATCCGGGAGGAACGAACCGATGAAACGCACCCCATCCGTGTTACGCAGGACGCTGTCCGCGGCATTCCGGTTTTCGGCGCTGGCCGCGCTCGCCGGCGGGTTGCTGACCGCCGTCCCGGCGCAGGCCCAGGCGGCCACGACCGGGTTCAAGGGCGTCAACTGGGCCGACACGCGGGACAACTTCGTCAACGGCACGCTGTACGTGTCCGGGCTCGGCGCTTCGGACACCTACGCGTCGGCGGCCACCGTGGCGGACCAGGTGGTCGGGCAGCTGTACTCGATCACCGGGGCCGACACGGTCCGGATGCCGATCAACGAGCCGACGGTGTCGGGTTACTGGGGCACCTACACCGGCGCGATCGACACCGCGCTCGCCAAGGGCAAGGTGATCCTGGCGTACTGGGCGTACACCGGCGGGAAGCCTGCGGACACCGGCCGGTTCCAGCAGATGTGGGACACCGTCGTCGCCAAGTACGGCAGCAACCCGAACGCCTACTTCGAGGTCGTCAACGAGCCGTACGGTTACGGCACCGCCGACCTGAACAACTTCTACAGCTCCTGGCTGGCCCGGTACCCCGGCGTGCCGCGCGGCCGGGTGATCCTCGACGGCGCCGGACTGGCCCAGAACGTTCCCGCGGTCGGCGGCGACCGGCGGCTCGACGGGACGCTCCTGGCGGCCCACGACTACTCGTTCTTCGCCGGCTACGAAAGCGAAAACGAGTGGGCGGACCACATCGGCGGCTACATCGGCGCGTACGCGGACCGGACCGTCGTCACCGAGTGGGGCGGCCCGATGTCGCCGGGCAGCAAGAACGGCGTGCACTACGACACCCTCGACTACAGCGTCCCGAGCGGGTCGTTCTTCGCCGACTACATCCGCGGTGTCAGCGCGAAACTGAGGAGCCTCGGCGTCGGCAGCGTGTACTGGCCGGGCCTGCGCGACGGCGACTGGTACAGCATGACGACGAAGACCGGCACCGGCGCGGGCATCCGCCTGACGCTGTCGAACCCCAGCGGGCTGACCCGCCTCCGGTACGCCTGGGGCCTCGGCGACGGCGGCGGCACGTACGTCCGGATCGTCAACGCGGCCACCGGCCTCTACATCGACGGCCTGGGCCGGACGTCCACCGGCGCCGGGACGGGCCAGGCCACCGGTGACCCGGGCGCGCCGACCAGCAGTGGATCATCGAGAACGCGGGGAACCGGGTGCGCATCAAGAACCGCGCGACCGGGCTGTACCTCGACGGCGCGGGCCGCACCACGAACGGCGCGGCGGTCGGCCAGTACCCGGCCAGCAGCAGCGGCAACCAGCAGTGGTCGGTGGTGACGGACGCGAACAACGTCCGCATCCGCAACAGCACCACGGGCGAGTACCTCGACGGCATGGGCCGCACGGGCAGCGGAGCGGAACTCGGCCAGTACGCCGACAGCGGCAGCGCCAACCAGCGCTGGCGCATCATCGCCGCCCCCTGACCCCACGACCGGACGGGTCGGCCAACGCACCCGGCCGGTCGACCCGCGCACTCGGCCGGTCGGCCTGCGCACCTAGAGGGTCGACCCGCACACCCGGACAGTCGGCCTGCGCACCTAGAGGGTCGACCCGCGTACCTGGCCGGTCGGCTTGCGTACCTGGCCGGTCGGCTTGCGTACCTGGACAGTCGGCTCGCGTACCTAGGCGGTCGGCTTGCGTACCTGGGCGGTCGGCTTATGCACCCGGGAGGTTGGCCCGTGCGGAGGGCGAGCCGACCCTCCGGGTACGCCAGCCGACCCTCCAGGTACGCCGGCCGACCATCCCGGTACGCAGGCCGGCCCTTCCGGTACGCGAGCCGACCCTCCGGGTGCGGGTTAGGAAGCGTCGGTTTTGCCGAAGGCGCGCAGGAAGGTGTCGACGATGACGTCCGCCGCCTGGGCGTCGCTCAGCTCGGGCAGTTCCCGGGTCGACAGGTGCACCAGTGACCCCAGGACGTTGCCCGGCCAGCGGTCCGGCAGGCCCGGCCGCAGGAACCCCTCGTCGGCCGCCCGCTGCAGGAACCGGTCCACCTCCTCGATCGCCCGCAGGCGGCGGGCCCAGATCTCCGGGTCCGAGCGCATCCGGCTCACCTCGGTCGGCCACGTGCGGTTCACCCCGACGATCCCCTCGACGTACCGGTGCAGGGCCACCGGCACCGGCGCCTCCCGCAGCCGGGCCGCCTCGATCGCCGCTTCGATCGCGTCGAGGCGGGCCTGGTAGACCGCCGCCAAGAGCTCCTCGCGGCCGGTGAACCGGCGGTACACCGTCCGGCGGTCCACCCCGGCCTCCGCGGCGATCGCCGCGATGCTCGTGGCCGGGTCCTCGGCGAGCATCCGGGCGCCCGTGGTGAGCAGCAGTTCCAGGTTGCGTGCGGCGTCGGCTCTCACCCCCGCACCATACCGCCACACCACTGAGGCACTCCGGAGAACTAACGCCCCTGTGCAGTGACTCACAAGCGAGCCCGTTAAGCGCCTCAAGTGCTACGTTGATGTGACAGATAGCGTGTCAGGAGGCAGCAGTGATCACCTACGAAGAACTCTTCATCGGCGGCACGTGGACCGCCCCGAGCAGCGCCGAGCTGCTGGACATCCGGTCCCCGCACGACAACGCGGTCATCGGCCGCGCCGCGCAGGCGCTGCCCGCCGACGTCGACCGCGCGGTCGCGGCCGCCCGGCGGGCCTTCGACGAGGGCCCGTGGCCGCGCACCTCGCCCGCGGACCGGATCGCCGTCGTCCGCAAGCTCGCCGCTCTGCGCGAGAAGCGCGCCGACGAGATCGCCGCGCTCATCTCCGCCGAGAACGGCTCCGCGCTCTGGTTCACCAAGGCGGGCCAGTCCAGCCTGACCCGCCAGGCCGACGCCTACCTGAAGGCGGCCGAGGAGTTCGGCTGGGAGGAAACCCTCGAGCCGTCGGATCCCGCGGCGCCCTTCCGGTCGGTCGTGCGCCGGGAAGCGATCGGCGTGGTCGCCGCGGTCATCCCGTGGAACTCGCCGTTCTCCTCGGCGTCGGCGAAGATCATCCCGGCGCTGCTCGCCGGCAACACCGTCGTCCTGAAGGTGTCGCCGGAGAACTCGCTGAGCATGAACCTCCTCGCGGAGCTGCTCGCGGAGGCCGGCCTGCCCGACGGCGTCATCAGCGTCCTGCCCGCCGACCGCGAGACCAGCGAGTACCTGGTCAAGCACAGGGGAGTCGACAAGGTCGCCTTCACCGGCTCGACCCGCGCCGGGCGCCGCATCGCGTCGCTGGCCGGTGAACAGCTCAAGCGGGTCAGCCTCGAGCTCGGCGGCAAGTCGGCGATGCTCGTCCTGCCCGACGCCGACCTCGGCGCGGCGATCCAGGGCGTCAAGTTCGGTTCCCTGCTCAACAACGGCGAATCCTGCATCGCGCAGACGCGCGTCCTCGCGCCGCGCGCCCGCTACGACGAGGTGGTCGCCGGGCTGAAGGACCTGGTGGAGTCCCTCGGCGTCGGCGACCCGGCCGACGACCGGACGTTCATCGGCCCGATGATCCGCCGCGATCAGCAACAGCGCGTCCTGGACTACATCCGCCTCGGCATCGAGGAGGGCGCGCGGCTCGTCACCGGCGGCCCGGAAGTCCCGCCGGGCCTGGAAAGCGGCAACTACGTCACGCCGACGCTGTTCGCCGACGTCGACAACACCATGCGCATCGCGCGGGAGGAGATCTTCGGCCCCGTCCTGGTCGTCATCGCCTACGACGACGAGGACGACGCCGTCCGCCTCGCCAACGACTCGGAGTACGGCCTCTCCGGCGGCGTGTGGTCGGCGGACCCGGCCCACGCGCTCGCCGTCGCCCGCCGCGTCCGCACCGGCACGGTCACCGTCAACGGCGCCCCGATCGGGTTCGACGGCCCGTTCGGCGGCTTCAAGGCCAGCGGCCTCGGCCGCGAGTACGGCGCCGTCGGGCTCGGCACCTACACCGAGTACAAGACGATCACCGTGCCCGCCCGCTGACCGCGCTCAGCCGCGGTCGGTCATGGCGGCGAACATCCCGGGCTCGTAGGACCCGCCCTTCTGGTGCACGATCACGGCGAGCCGGTTGGCGGCGTTGATCAACGCGACCAGCGACACCAGCGCGGCGACCTGCTCGTCGTCGTGGTGTTCGCGCACGCGCGCCCAGGTCTGGTCGGACACGCCTTCGGCGGCGTCGGCGAGCCGGGTGCCCTCCTCGGCCAGCGCGAGCGCGGCCCGCTCGGCCTCGGTGAAGACGGTCGACTCCCGCCAGGTGGCGACGAGCGCGAGCCGGACGGCCGTCTCCCCGGCCGCGGCGGCCTCCTTGACGTGCATGTCGACGCACCAGCCGCACCCGTTGATCTGGCTGGCCCGCAGGCTGACGAGCTCCCGGGTGGCCGACGGCAGCGGCGAGCGGTCGATGACCTGCCCGAGGCTCGCGAACCGCTTGGCGAGCCGGGAGCCGGTTTCGGTGCCGAACAGGTCGAGGCGTGTGTCCATGGTTTCGTACCTCACTCGTGTCGTCGGGGTGGAACGCCCTCAAGACACCGGTGCGGCGGAGTTCGTGACAGTCAGGGGCGCGGATCGGCCACCTGGAGTTCGACGCGGTGCCGCAGGTGGTCGTCGGCGGAGGTCCGTGCGAGGTGCACGGCTTCGGCGACCAGCGGGTGCAGTTCGGCCGGGCCGAGCGTGAGCCCGGGCAGGAGTGCCCGGTCCGTCGGCCCGGACGATCCCGTCGTCACCGGACGTATCACCGCCCGGTCCCGCGCGCTCGGAAGGGTGCTACGGATCGAGGAAGGAACCGATATGTCCACTACGTTTTCCGGGCTCCGGCGCCGTTGGGGCGGCGTGACCCTGGCCGCCGTCCTGTCCGCCGCGCTGCTGACCGCCACAGCGGGGGTGGCGCACGCGTCGCTGTCGCAGGTGCAGGACGGCTTCGAGGTCAACCCGCAGGGATCGTGGCTGGTGGCGACCGGCGGGGCGGCGTCGGCCGGGTTCGACGTCGGGGCGGGCACCGCGCGGTCCGGCCGGAACAACGGCTGGCTGTTCGCCACCAACGGCTGGGCGTTCGAGGGTTTCTGGGTGCCGACGAACTCGGTGCCGGGCTACGCCCAGTGCGCTTCGCAGTTCTACATGCAGACGGCGGGCGGGGCGCAGGTCGGCATCGAGATCTGGGACGCCAACGCGCACCTGCTGTACAGCACGTACCCGTGGCTCAACGGCAGCGGCGCGTACCAGGCGGTCAACACCGCCCGCTGGAACCTCAACGGCGTCAACCCGGTGTTCGTCAAGGCGATCATCGGGGCGAACGGCTCGTCGAAGTTCGTCCGGCTCGACGACATGACCACGCAATGCTATTGGTGACCGGGATGTACCATCACTGCCGATGAGCTGGGCGGGGTGGAAGGTGCGGTTGCGGGAGGTCCGCCCGGCGGATCACCGCACCCTGATCGGCTTCGACCGCGCGTCCGACCGCCAGCTCGGCGGCTACCGCCACT
Encoded proteins:
- a CDS encoding TIGR03619 family F420-dependent LLM class oxidoreductase, whose protein sequence is MPLGFSLPVFGKAAATPGGIARYAREAERAGAAGLWVGDRLLSPVDPVVSYPGYDGMPEEFNTAQDPFAALAIAAAVTETAVLGSSTINATQYQPANFARLLTSIDVASNGRLLPGLGIGWSPDEYAAVGVPMSERGKRLDDLLDLLETWWTKDTVTHDGVGYRIAESNVALKPVRKPPVYLAGFGEKSLRRVAERADGWLPVWSVPEQFPAEVITSTLAKLREDTERAGRDPQALGVALRVNADPGTAAEAIAESVTKIVELVAPDHTFVDITYLTSSVEEHLDLTGRLLDLTAKR
- a CDS encoding RICIN domain-containing protein yields the protein MKNRATGLYLDGAGRTTNGAAVGQYPASSSGNQQWSVVTDANNVRIRNSTTGEYLDGMGRTGSGAELGQYADSGSANQRWRIIAAP
- a CDS encoding carboxymuconolactone decarboxylase family protein produces the protein MDTRLDLFGTETGSRLAKRFASLGQVIDRSPLPSATRELVSLRASQINGCGWCVDMHVKEAAAAGETAVRLALVATWRESTVFTEAERAALALAEEGTRLADAAEGVSDQTWARVREHHDDEQVAALVSLVALINAANRLAVIVHQKGGSYEPGMFAAMTDRG
- a CDS encoding glycoside hydrolase family 5 protein translates to MKRTPSVLRRTLSAAFRFSALAALAGGLLTAVPAQAQAATTGFKGVNWADTRDNFVNGTLYVSGLGASDTYASAATVADQVVGQLYSITGADTVRMPINEPTVSGYWGTYTGAIDTALAKGKVILAYWAYTGGKPADTGRFQQMWDTVVAKYGSNPNAYFEVVNEPYGYGTADLNNFYSSWLARYPGVPRGRVILDGAGLAQNVPAVGGDRRLDGTLLAAHDYSFFAGYESENEWADHIGGYIGAYADRTVVTEWGGPMSPGSKNGVHYDTLDYSVPSGSFFADYIRGVSAKLRSLGVGSVYWPGLRDGDWYSMTTKTGTGAGIRLTLSNPSGLTRLRYAWGLGDGGGTYVRIVNAATGLYIDGLGRTSTGAGTGQATGDPGAPTSSGSSRTRGTGCASRTARPGCTSTARAAPRTARRSASTRPAAAATSSGRW
- a CDS encoding TetR/AcrR family transcriptional regulator, which codes for MRADAARNLELLLTTGARMLAEDPATSIAAIAAEAGVDRRTVYRRFTGREELLAAVYQARLDAIEAAIEAARLREAPVPVALHRYVEGIVGVNRTWPTEVSRMRSDPEIWARRLRAIEEVDRFLQRAADEGFLRPGLPDRWPGNVLGSLVHLSTRELPELSDAQAADVIVDTFLRAFGKTDAS
- a CDS encoding lytic polysaccharide monooxygenase, translated to MRRRTFSGTGRRGLVALVVAGLACLFAGVPAASAHGTIVDPATRAYQCWKDWGSQHTNPAMQQQDPTCWAAFQANADTMWNWMSALRDGLHGNFQGATPDGQLCSNALSRNNSLNTPGPWRTTSVGSSFTMHLYDQASHGADFIRVYVSKNGYDPTTQRLGWGNLDQVTQTGRFAPAKDITFTVQTSGGYRGHHVVFTIWQASHQDQTYMWCSDVNFG
- a CDS encoding aldehyde dehydrogenase, which gives rise to MITYEELFIGGTWTAPSSAELLDIRSPHDNAVIGRAAQALPADVDRAVAAARRAFDEGPWPRTSPADRIAVVRKLAALREKRADEIAALISAENGSALWFTKAGQSSLTRQADAYLKAAEEFGWEETLEPSDPAAPFRSVVRREAIGVVAAVIPWNSPFSSASAKIIPALLAGNTVVLKVSPENSLSMNLLAELLAEAGLPDGVISVLPADRETSEYLVKHRGVDKVAFTGSTRAGRRIASLAGEQLKRVSLELGGKSAMLVLPDADLGAAIQGVKFGSLLNNGESCIAQTRVLAPRARYDEVVAGLKDLVESLGVGDPADDRTFIGPMIRRDQQQRVLDYIRLGIEEGARLVTGGPEVPPGLESGNYVTPTLFADVDNTMRIAREEIFGPVLVVIAYDDEDDAVRLANDSEYGLSGGVWSADPAHALAVARRVRTGTVTVNGAPIGFDGPFGGFKASGLGREYGAVGLGTYTEYKTITVPAR